A single region of the Opitutus sp. genome encodes:
- a CDS encoding 3'-5' exonuclease, with amino-acid sequence MNLVIFDLETTGFSPYKNEIIQIAAVRVRDGQVLTADTDRFETFVRPRQPIPWFISNLTGIWQDDTGDAPAAEDALRAFSQFVGDATLVAHNGTRFDLPFIREACNRSQVPVREVPFFDSLTLSRRLWTGENAHGLDAVKERLGVSTPEHQRHDARADVAILAEAVCRMLQRLGLTQSPALLPTEIGLIPV; translated from the coding sequence GGCTTCTCGCCCTACAAAAATGAGATCATTCAAATCGCCGCCGTGCGGGTGCGCGACGGTCAGGTGCTCACCGCCGACACCGACCGTTTCGAAACCTTCGTCCGCCCGCGCCAACCGATTCCCTGGTTCATTTCCAACCTCACGGGTATCTGGCAAGACGACACCGGTGACGCCCCGGCGGCGGAAGATGCGCTCCGTGCGTTTTCCCAGTTCGTCGGCGACGCGACATTGGTCGCCCACAACGGCACGCGGTTTGACCTGCCGTTTATTCGGGAAGCCTGCAACCGCTCCCAGGTGCCCGTTCGCGAGGTTCCTTTTTTCGACTCACTGACCCTATCGCGCCGCCTCTGGACCGGTGAAAACGCGCACGGCCTGGATGCGGTCAAGGAGCGACTGGGCGTATCTACGCCGGAACACCAACGCCACGACGCCCGGGCCGACGTGGCCATATTGGCCGAAGCGGTGTGCCGCATGTTGCAGCGACTCGGCCTCACCCAATCGCCCGCACTACTACCCACCGAGATCGGCCTCATTCCCGTCTAA
- a CDS encoding virulence RhuM family protein, which yields MSQGKKAHLRNSTAEFLVFTAQAGETGIEVRVEEQTVWLTQKLLATLFDVTVPTVNEHLKNLFASAELTEAAVIRKFRTTATDGKSYLTAFYNLDAIIAVGFRVNSPRATQFRQWAIGVLRDFALRGYVLDKERLKNGALFDQSYFDNLLAEIREIRASERRFYQKITDIYATALDYSAEAETTQSFFATVQNKLHFAIHGHTAAELIVERADSTKEQMGLTTWRNAPKGKILKPDVVVAKNYLTEKELKALDRFVTMYLDYAETQAERGIPMTMADWAKKLDAFLQFNERDLLQNPGKVTAEIAKAFAESEFEKYRVIQDRRFESDFDRMLKQLPNGGGQP from the coding sequence ATGAGCCAGGGTAAAAAAGCCCACCTGCGCAACAGCACCGCCGAGTTTTTGGTCTTCACCGCCCAGGCCGGGGAAACGGGTATCGAGGTCCGCGTCGAAGAGCAGACCGTCTGGCTCACCCAGAAACTCCTCGCCACCCTGTTCGACGTAACGGTGCCCACCGTCAACGAGCACCTGAAAAACCTCTTCGCCAGCGCTGAACTGACCGAGGCGGCAGTTATTCGGAAATTCCGAACCACTGCCACCGACGGCAAAAGCTACCTCACCGCCTTCTACAATCTCGACGCCATCATCGCCGTCGGCTTCCGGGTTAATTCCCCCCGCGCCACCCAGTTCCGCCAGTGGGCCATCGGCGTGTTGCGCGACTTCGCCCTGCGCGGCTACGTCCTCGACAAGGAGCGCCTGAAAAACGGCGCCCTCTTCGACCAGTCCTATTTTGACAACCTGCTGGCCGAGATCCGCGAAATCCGCGCCAGCGAACGCCGGTTTTACCAGAAAATCACCGACATCTACGCCACCGCCCTCGACTACAGCGCCGAGGCCGAGACCACCCAGAGCTTTTTCGCCACCGTCCAGAACAAGCTCCACTTCGCCATCCACGGCCACACCGCCGCCGAACTCATCGTCGAGCGGGCCGACAGCACGAAGGAGCAGATGGGGCTCACCACCTGGCGCAACGCTCCGAAGGGCAAGATCCTCAAACCCGATGTAGTCGTCGCCAAAAACTACCTCACCGAAAAAGAGCTCAAGGCGCTCGACCGCTTCGTGACCATGTACCTCGACTACGCCGAGACCCAGGCCGAGCGCGGTATCCCCATGACCATGGCCGACTGGGCCAAGAAACTCGACGCCTTCCTCCAGTTCAACGAACGCGACCTGCTCCAAAACCCCGGCAAAGTCACCGCCGAGATCGCCAAAGCCTTTGCCGAATCGGAGTTTGAGAAATACCGGGTCATCCAGGACCGCCGGTTTGAGTCCGATTTCGACCGCATGCTCAAACAACTGCCCAACGGCGGAGGCCAGCCATGA
- a CDS encoding transposase: MKTGNKISSGVKLSSNESIVYPSGDFFSTPARSDFGDFLLQLQRFWRSHPEIEVAMTADLDAHAMAEKRERRKDREFELAQTEALFAVPASGTAEKTQAEFLAAGRPRTPAVVVFITAMATGYLGSQYSACPRMVLLESASLRTLLDDLGYTLPAPNTVGPLINRLSESTLALIHRAQLADILAEGLDSFTDITLDSTAIKASSCWPTDSGIIYRLFERAYRMGGKLDQVGLNSLQDGFKDHWLEELRKSARAIALLGGGPRRAQKLRLLYDQFYQIACKLGGKLLTQVEAAEAEANVKLSKLRPSKRRIAEDLLDCIHGDVVAVITTIQQSIARVHDGVKTKSRERVLSLADRSAAFIEKGGREPVIGYKPQLARSRGGFVTALILDAGNVADCKQLVPLLIQNIANTGLVPASANVDDGYSSAEGLAQAYELKVAKVSISGAKGRALLGEELWNHQDYITLRAERSAIESLMFTLKFNHGFGRPGRRGLAAVRSELTLKILAHNFDRMILVRARRSQEKPLPLAA, translated from the coding sequence ATGAAAACAGGAAACAAAATAAGTAGCGGCGTTAAATTATCAAGTAACGAATCGATCGTTTATCCCTCCGGCGACTTCTTTTCAACCCCGGCGCGCAGTGATTTTGGTGATTTCTTACTGCAATTACAGCGCTTTTGGCGGTCCCACCCCGAAATCGAAGTGGCCATGACCGCCGATCTCGACGCCCACGCCATGGCGGAAAAGCGCGAACGGCGGAAGGACCGGGAGTTCGAACTGGCGCAGACCGAGGCGTTGTTCGCCGTGCCGGCGTCAGGCACGGCGGAAAAAACGCAAGCCGAGTTCCTCGCCGCAGGGCGTCCGCGCACCCCCGCTGTTGTGGTTTTTATCACGGCCATGGCCACCGGTTACTTGGGGTCGCAATACAGTGCCTGCCCCCGGATGGTGCTGCTTGAATCGGCATCGTTGCGCACCTTGCTCGATGATTTGGGGTACACGCTGCCTGCACCTAATACCGTTGGCCCCCTGATAAATCGCCTGAGTGAGAGTACTCTCGCCCTGATCCACCGGGCCCAATTGGCCGATATTTTGGCCGAAGGGCTCGATTCGTTTACCGATATCACCCTGGACAGCACGGCGATCAAGGCATCCAGTTGCTGGCCAACAGACTCCGGTATCATTTACCGCCTCTTTGAGCGAGCCTACCGCATGGGCGGCAAGCTCGACCAGGTCGGGCTTAACTCGCTGCAGGATGGCTTCAAAGACCACTGGCTGGAGGAGTTGCGAAAGAGCGCCCGCGCCATCGCCCTGCTGGGTGGTGGTCCCCGCCGAGCCCAAAAACTCCGGCTGCTCTACGACCAGTTTTACCAAATCGCCTGCAAGTTGGGCGGCAAGTTGCTCACCCAAGTAGAAGCCGCAGAGGCCGAAGCAAATGTTAAACTGTCCAAGCTGCGGCCCTCCAAGCGCCGGATCGCGGAAGACCTACTGGACTGCATCCACGGGGACGTGGTCGCGGTGATTACGACGATCCAGCAAAGCATTGCGCGGGTGCATGATGGGGTGAAGACCAAGTCGAGGGAAAGGGTCCTCAGCCTGGCCGATCGCAGTGCTGCTTTTATTGAAAAAGGCGGGCGGGAACCGGTGATTGGCTACAAGCCGCAATTGGCCCGCAGCCGCGGCGGTTTTGTCACCGCGCTGATTCTCGACGCGGGCAACGTGGCTGATTGCAAGCAACTGGTGCCCCTGCTGATCCAGAATATCGCCAACACGGGCCTGGTGCCGGCGAGCGCGAACGTCGACGACGGCTACTCCAGCGCCGAAGGGCTGGCGCAGGCATACGAGCTGAAGGTGGCCAAGGTGAGCATCTCCGGAGCCAAGGGGCGCGCCTTGCTCGGCGAGGAACTGTGGAACCACCAGGATTATATCACGCTTCGCGCCGAGCGCAGCGCGATCGAGTCGCTGATGTTTACGCTCAAGTTCAACCACGGGTTCGGCCGGCCGGGTCGTCGCGGGTTGGCGGCGGTGCGCAGCGAACTGACCCTGAAGATCCTCGCGCACAACTTTGACCGGATGATTTTGGTGCGCGCCAGAAGGTCTCAGGAAAAGCCGCTGCCCTTGGCGGCCTGA
- a CDS encoding ISAs1 family transposase has protein sequence MMPAETNPSNPQGEVISLRHLQVQVLDSPELNARAQGLLEEHHYLGAVKPVGERLLYAVSDAQGTWVAVLVFAAAALHLRGREAWIGWSGEQRRRRLALVVNNVRFLLLPKPAVPNLGSAVLSRVLGRLSADWQSRYEHPVLVVETFVDPERFTGSVYKASGWTELGLTKGNTRKSRDYYEHHAKPKRLFVRELEPRARRALQAGQIKPSLAAVEAKVPVRSTLKAPDLISLAEAFRQVPEYRAYIGAYPLHALLAITAAAYLAGAPRGQRDLAAFARRLSPVQRQALGVIRRRGKYGAPSQPTFSRLFARVQASRIEEVLLAHQRQVRGEPPDSEIVVIDGKVPKHSGGQNVVTAVTSPSLFYLGSEVVAEKSNEIPAARALCERLDLVDKLVSLDALHTQADTARAIVLEHGGDYLFTVKGNQPGLQKIVAAQVPDPGAPFLTR, from the coding sequence TTAAACGCCCGAGCGCAGGGGCTGCTTGAGGAGCATCACTATCTGGGCGCGGTGAAACCGGTGGGCGAGCGGCTGCTGTACGCGGTGAGCGATGCGCAGGGCACCTGGGTGGCGGTGCTGGTGTTTGCGGCGGCGGCGCTGCACCTGCGCGGCCGGGAGGCGTGGATTGGCTGGAGTGGCGAACAGCGCCGACGCCGATTGGCGCTGGTGGTCAACAACGTGCGGTTCCTGCTGCTGCCCAAGCCGGCGGTGCCCAACTTGGGCTCGGCGGTTTTGAGCCGGGTGCTCGGCCGGCTCAGTGCCGACTGGCAGTCGCGTTACGAGCACCCCGTGCTCGTCGTGGAAACCTTCGTCGACCCCGAGCGTTTTACGGGAAGTGTATACAAGGCATCCGGGTGGACCGAGTTGGGCCTGACCAAGGGCAACACGCGTAAGTCGCGCGATTACTACGAGCACCACGCCAAGCCCAAGCGCTTGTTTGTGCGCGAGCTGGAGCCCCGGGCCCGGAGAGCTCTTCAGGCAGGGCAGATCAAACCCTCGCTGGCTGCGGTGGAGGCGAAAGTTCCGGTGCGAAGTACCCTGAAGGCCCCCGATTTAATCAGCCTGGCGGAGGCCTTCCGGCAAGTGCCTGAATACCGCGCCTACATCGGGGCCTATCCCTTGCACGCGCTGCTGGCGATCACGGCGGCGGCCTATCTGGCCGGAGCACCCCGCGGCCAACGTGACCTGGCCGCTTTCGCCCGCCGGCTCTCCCCGGTCCAACGCCAAGCCCTCGGGGTGATCCGCCGCCGCGGCAAATACGGCGCTCCCAGCCAGCCCACCTTTAGTCGGCTGTTCGCCCGCGTTCAGGCCTCGCGCATCGAGGAGGTTTTACTCGCCCACCAACGTCAGGTGCGAGGCGAGCCCCCCGACAGCGAGATCGTGGTCATCGACGGCAAAGTCCCCAAGCACAGCGGCGGACAAAACGTCGTGACCGCGGTTACCTCGCCGAGCTTGTTTTATCTCGGCAGCGAGGTCGTCGCCGAAAAAAGTAACGAGATTCCCGCCGCCCGCGCCCTGTGTGAGAGACTCGATTTGGTCGATAAACTCGTGAGCCTTGATGCCCTGCATACCCAGGCGGACACCGCGCGGGCGATCGTACTGGAGCATGGCGGCGACTACCTGTTCACCGTCAAAGGCAATCAGCCCGGCTTGCAGAAAATCGTAGCAGCGCAAGTGCCCGATCCGGGCGCCCCTTTTTTGACCCGTTAA
- a CDS encoding type I restriction-modification system subunit M, translated as MALKKSELYSSLWQSCDELRGGMDASQYKDYVLVLLFVKYVSDKYAGQPFAPIVIPAGASFADMVALKGTPDIGDQINKKILAPLARENQLSDFPDFNDPTKLGDGKEKVDRLTHLIAIFENPSLDFSQNRADGDDLLGDAYEYLMRHFATESGKSKGQFYTPSEVSRIIAQILGISQAATSNDTTVYDPTCGSGSLLLKIGDEASQGGKAVRVTLYGQEKDSSTAGLARMNMILHDYATADIKQGNTLASPLFKDGDALKTFDYVVANPPFSDKRWSTGLTPDADPFQRFTGYGVPPAKQGDYAYLLHILRSLKSTGKGACILPHGVLFRGNAEGVIRKNLIQRGVIRGIIGLPANLFYGTGIPACILVLDKEHATARKAIFMIDASKGFMKDGPKNRLRERDLHQIVDVFTHGEQHPGYSRLVPHTEIEKNDYNLNLPRYIDTQEAEDIQDIGAHLHGGIPSRDLDALSDYWTVCPELRASLFADLRPGYFQLQAPAAQLRTRVSEHPQFAAFITGLETHFKKWRAGAAVSLRLLAPGCHPKDVIREHAEKLLAHAEGQALIDPYAVYQHLLDYWSATLQDDCYLIAADGWVAKPARLLETDKKGKTKDRGWSCDLVPKPLIVARYFAAEQAALDASQAALEAATASLAELEEEHGGEEGFLGQLEKIAKPEISARLKEIKADPDAKDEAVVLQRWLKLNADEADLKKAIRDAEAALDQLAYEKYPRLTESEIKTLVVDDKWLKTLATAVQGELDRVSQTLTSRIRLLADRYAAPLPQLVDEVAQLAAKVDAHLRKMEAKA; from the coding sequence ATGGCCCTCAAGAAGTCCGAACTCTACTCCTCCCTCTGGCAGTCCTGCGATGAACTGCGCGGCGGCATGGACGCCTCCCAGTACAAGGACTACGTGCTCGTCCTGCTCTTCGTGAAATACGTGAGCGACAAGTACGCCGGTCAGCCCTTCGCCCCCATCGTCATCCCCGCCGGGGCCAGCTTTGCCGACATGGTCGCCCTCAAGGGCACCCCCGACATCGGCGACCAGATCAACAAAAAGATCCTCGCTCCGCTCGCCCGCGAAAACCAGCTCTCCGACTTCCCCGATTTCAACGACCCCACCAAGCTCGGCGACGGTAAGGAAAAGGTGGACCGCCTCACCCACCTGATCGCCATCTTTGAAAACCCCTCGCTCGATTTCTCCCAAAATCGGGCCGACGGCGACGACCTCCTCGGCGACGCCTACGAGTACCTCATGCGCCACTTCGCCACCGAGAGTGGCAAGAGCAAGGGCCAGTTCTACACCCCCTCGGAAGTCAGCCGCATAATCGCCCAGATCCTCGGCATCAGCCAGGCCGCCACCAGTAACGACACCACCGTTTACGATCCCACCTGCGGCTCCGGCTCCCTGCTCCTGAAGATCGGCGACGAGGCCAGCCAGGGCGGCAAAGCCGTGCGCGTCACCCTCTATGGTCAGGAGAAAGACTCCTCCACCGCCGGTCTGGCCCGCATGAACATGATCCTGCACGACTACGCCACGGCGGACATCAAGCAGGGCAACACCCTCGCCAGCCCCCTCTTCAAAGACGGCGACGCGCTCAAAACCTTCGACTACGTCGTCGCCAATCCTCCCTTCAGCGACAAGCGCTGGAGCACCGGGCTCACCCCCGACGCCGACCCCTTCCAGCGGTTCACCGGCTACGGCGTCCCGCCCGCCAAACAGGGTGACTACGCCTACCTCCTGCACATCCTCCGCTCGCTCAAAAGCACTGGCAAGGGCGCGTGCATCCTCCCCCACGGCGTCCTTTTCCGGGGCAACGCCGAGGGCGTGATCCGCAAAAACCTCATTCAGCGCGGTGTCATTCGCGGTATCATCGGCCTGCCCGCCAACCTCTTTTACGGCACCGGCATCCCCGCCTGCATCCTCGTCCTCGACAAGGAGCACGCCACCGCCCGCAAGGCCATCTTCATGATCGACGCCTCCAAGGGCTTCATGAAGGACGGCCCCAAAAACCGCCTCCGCGAACGCGACCTGCACCAGATCGTCGATGTGTTTACCCACGGCGAGCAACACCCCGGCTATTCCCGCCTCGTCCCCCACACCGAGATCGAGAAAAACGACTACAACCTCAACCTCCCGCGCTACATCGACACCCAGGAGGCCGAGGACATCCAGGACATCGGCGCCCACCTCCACGGCGGTATCCCGTCCCGCGACCTCGACGCCCTCAGCGACTACTGGACGGTCTGCCCCGAACTGCGCGCCTCCCTTTTTGCTGACCTGCGCCCCGGCTACTTCCAACTCCAGGCACCCGCCGCCCAGCTCCGCACCCGCGTCAGCGAACACCCCCAGTTCGCCGCCTTCATCACCGGACTGGAAACCCATTTCAAAAAATGGCGCGCCGGTGCCGCCGTCAGCCTGCGCCTGCTTGCCCCCGGCTGCCACCCCAAGGACGTCATCCGCGAGCACGCCGAAAAGCTCCTCGCACACGCCGAGGGCCAGGCCCTGATCGATCCCTACGCCGTCTATCAACACCTCCTCGATTACTGGTCCGCTACCCTCCAGGACGACTGCTACCTGATCGCCGCCGACGGCTGGGTGGCCAAGCCTGCCCGCCTCCTTGAAACCGACAAAAAGGGTAAAACCAAAGATCGCGGCTGGTCCTGTGACCTCGTGCCCAAGCCCCTCATCGTCGCCCGGTATTTTGCCGCCGAACAAGCCGCCCTCGACGCCTCCCAAGCCGCGCTCGAAGCCGCCACTGCCAGCCTGGCCGAACTTGAAGAAGAACACGGCGGCGAGGAGGGTTTCCTTGGCCAACTCGAAAAAATCGCCAAACCCGAAATCAGCGCCCGGCTAAAAGAGATCAAAGCCGACCCCGACGCCAAAGACGAAGCCGTGGTCCTCCAGCGCTGGCTCAAGCTCAACGCCGACGAAGCCGACCTCAAAAAAGCCATCCGCGACGCCGAGGCCGCCCTCGACCAGCTCGCCTACGAAAAGTATCCGCGCCTAACCGAGTCCGAAATCAAGACCTTGGTGGTCGATGATAAATGGCTCAAAACCCTCGCCACCGCCGTGCAGGGCGAACTCGACCGTGTGTCGCAAACCCTGACCAGCCGCATCCGCCTGTTGGCCGACCGCTACGCTGCCCCGCTGCCCCAGCTCGTCGATGAAGTCGCCCAACTGGCCGCCAAGGTGGACGCCCACCTGCGCAAAATGGAGGCCAAGGCATGA
- a CDS encoding DUF1016 domain-containing protein, translated as MKKKPTSRRTAPALRPAKAAVARVDEQALITDLRGLIHAARQRIAVVANSTTTLLYWHLGRRLLTDNLQEGRAAYGKQILATVSRELTAEFGQAFSLRALYRAIQFSQCFPAQEIVSTLSAQLSWSHFLELLPLKDPLARDFYAELCRIEHWDVRTLRKKIGGMLFQRTALSKKPKKTIAAEIGQMRAGQLSPDVVFRDPYFLDLLGLTGAYSEADLENAILREIEGVLLELGTGFTFVARQKRMSVGRDDFHLDLLFFHRHLRRLIAVELKLEHFQPAHVGQMEFYLRWLDQHERAPGEEAPIGLILCASADAEQVELLQLDAKSIRVSEYLTELPPIKLLQARLHQAIEHARELTERQALRVEKTEGSA; from the coding sequence ATGAAAAAGAAACCCACCTCCCGCCGCACCGCCCCCGCCCTCCGTCCGGCCAAGGCTGCCGTCGCCCGCGTGGACGAACAGGCGCTCATCACCGATCTGCGTGGCCTCATCCACGCCGCCCGCCAGCGCATCGCCGTGGTGGCCAATTCCACCACCACCTTGCTCTACTGGCATTTGGGCCGCCGCCTGCTCACCGACAACCTCCAGGAGGGGCGTGCCGCGTACGGGAAACAGATTCTCGCGACGGTGTCGCGGGAATTGACGGCGGAGTTTGGGCAAGCTTTCAGCCTCCGCGCGTTATACCGCGCCATCCAGTTCTCCCAGTGTTTCCCCGCACAGGAGATTGTGTCGACGCTGTCGGCACAATTGAGCTGGAGCCACTTCCTGGAACTGCTCCCGCTTAAAGACCCGCTCGCCCGCGACTTCTACGCCGAGCTCTGCCGGATCGAGCACTGGGATGTGCGCACGCTGCGCAAAAAGATCGGTGGCATGCTGTTTCAGCGCACGGCCCTGTCAAAAAAGCCCAAGAAAACCATCGCCGCCGAGATCGGCCAGATGCGCGCCGGGCAGCTCTCTCCCGATGTCGTCTTCCGCGATCCTTACTTCCTCGATCTGCTTGGCCTGACCGGTGCCTACAGCGAGGCCGATCTGGAAAACGCCATCCTGCGCGAGATCGAAGGCGTCCTGCTGGAACTCGGCACCGGCTTCACCTTCGTCGCCCGGCAGAAGCGCATGAGCGTGGGGCGCGACGACTTTCATCTCGATCTGCTGTTCTTCCACCGGCACCTGCGGCGGCTCATCGCCGTGGAGCTGAAGCTGGAGCACTTCCAGCCCGCCCATGTCGGCCAGATGGAGTTTTATCTGCGCTGGCTGGATCAGCACGAGCGTGCCCCCGGTGAGGAAGCCCCCATCGGGCTTATCCTCTGCGCCTCGGCGGATGCCGAACAGGTGGAGCTGCTCCAGCTCGACGCCAAATCCATCCGCGTGAGCGAATACCTCACCGAGCTGCCCCCGATCAAGCTGCTTCAAGCCCGCCTACATCAAGCCATCGAACACGCCCGCGAGTTGACCGAGCGCCAGGCCTTGCGGGTGGAAAAAACGGAGGGTTCTGCCTGA